In Tachysurus fulvidraco isolate hzauxx_2018 chromosome 5, HZAU_PFXX_2.0, whole genome shotgun sequence, the genomic stretch AATGGCGTCCATCACAGACCTGAAGAGCGGTGACTTTAAACTTTACTCTTTTATTAATtactatattttttaataacttgAGCTCACAGCTTAATCagtaatatattaataactGAATTAAACACATGAACTAACTGATTTCTCAAATCTGAAAACGTCAACCCCAATGTGGCTAATTCCCTCTGCTAATGTTCTGGAAACAAACTAAATTTCTGTTAGTAACCGTTAGCTTGAGACAGGCGGCTAGGCTAACGCTAAGATAAGCTAAGCTAGGCTAACGCTAAGATAAGCTAAGCTAGGCTAACGCTAAGATAAGCTAAGCTAGGCTAACGCTAAAATAAGCTAAGCTAGGCTAACGCTAAGATAAGCTAAGCTAGGCTAACGCTAAGATAAGCTAAGCTAGGCTAACGCTAAGCAGAGCTTTACCTTGACTGATGAGTGGATGTAAAATGTATCCAGTTACATCAGACATTTAAAGCTAAACCAGCACATAACTATATTACACATGtactaatatattatatatgtatatatatttataatttacttaaaaaaggtgttcagtgaACGACTTCCACTTATTAGTGACTCGAGACAATAAACATCTAATCATTCTGTCCTTAACAAATGTGAACTTTAAGCACGTTCCAAACACAATTATCCAGAATACGTTAACaatttacagtaaattattttactttaatcaGTAATTAACATtcaaataactgaataatattTGAATCATACAGATATTACCggcctggcaataaagatctttctgattctgttaaacacaacacactgaataTAGAAGTGGTGTGTAGTTTTTATAGAGTAGACTGTTTAGTATTAATTATCCATCAGGTGGCAGTAGAGAGCTTCACACGTTGTGTTACTGTTCACATCACTAATactaaactagatttgtaaagttcgccgcaacaaactttgatgttggctttgacgaaggaaatattcacaaaggccggtgcttttttgaggcgagtggacataagggtcagttttacttttggaggcaagtggacagaaagctagggtgccaaaacatttgagAGCAAGTAAAGACGGgtatgtgacgtcatccgaatactcttgaggaagttcccaacattgggctgagtgttttgatgtcacatgtccatgttgtgcttgtttttgatttcgcttattttgggggcggggctgcatgtgatgtcacgtggtgtcgagtgccgtcaccagaatacccgatGGGGTGCCAGTACTTTTGTGGCTACTGGGGGggttggacatttcatgtcaatagaatgaataaaagaattccCAACTCAAGTCTATGGGAGTTTTTGGGATATTCGAGCGCCtgctacgggaaaaccgaaataAAACTTGGTCTGGAGTAAGgtctaaagaacctgtccgagttcagTGTacatcgctcgaaaacttgcagagttataaacctccaaatatataatgggagtctatgggaaaaaaggacaATTTGAGCTTCTGTACCGGGAATgtcggaattccgatcgcttagaaaaataggagcaacaaacttcagaccagggtctatgacatatccgaatttggtgcatgtggctcgaacgccctaggagGACTATCGCTTAatactcactgtgtttgtgtgtgtgtgtgtgtgtgtgtgtgtgtgtgtgtgtgtgtgtgtgtgtgtgtgtgtgtgtgtgtgttacagcactGAAGGAGACGTTGGAGGTGAGAGGCGTGCTCACACAGCTCAGAGCCAGGATGAGGGCCGAAGTGTTCAGGGCCTTAGATGATCCGAGTGAGCGACGCCCCGAGCCGAACCGAGAGACGCTGCTGATTAATGAACTGATCCGCGAGTACCTGAAGTTCAACAAGTACCATCACACAGAGTCTGTACTCATTGCAGGTGTATACATGCTCACTTCACTCCAACAGTGAGACAGGTAGCAGTGAGACAGGTAGCGGTGAGACACGTAGCGGTGAGACAGGTAGCGGTGAGACAGGTAGCGGTGAGACAGGTAGCAGTGAGACAGGTAGCAGTGAGACAGGTAGTGGTGGTATGCTGAATGAATCTTGATGGTGTCCCAGAGAGGGgcctgctctctttctctctctctctctctctctctctctctctctctctctctctctctctctctctctctctctctctcctgtcactCACAATATtaaccaatatatatatatatatatatatgtggaagaggatcttcatcatcatctagggttattataacagtgatatagtctgtgtg encodes the following:
- the cep20 gene encoding lisH domain-containing protein FOPNL isoform X1: MHMQYAGYNNLATRNTIMASITDLKSALKETLEVRGVLTQLRARMRAEVFRALDDPSERRPEPNRETLLINELIREYLKFNKYHHTESVLIAESGQQDVPLDRTFIANELNIVEEPSNRTLPLLYGVISHFLNENGS
- the cep20 gene encoding lisH domain-containing protein FOPNL isoform X2 → MHMQYAGYNNLATRNTIMASITDLKSALKETLEVRGVLTQLRARMRAEVFRALDDPSERRPEPNRETLLINELIREYLKFNKYHHTESVLIAESGQQDVPLDRTFIANELNIVEEPSNRTL